In Phaeobacter piscinae, one genomic interval encodes:
- a CDS encoding PepSY domain-containing protein has protein sequence MVTKTTTGIVMTATLIAFGFAAQTARAETIFEPDLTYEQMLNAPIGVEQAMSIAREQAEGRVVEFSMEEFNSKPVYEATIAAPTSLTEVIISADDGAVLSTARQTAATPELMQQLIEEDIEDVMEFAALMDGELFSGDRHDDDGHCAAQDDKG, from the coding sequence ATGGTTACCAAGACCACCACCGGCATCGTCATGACCGCAACGCTAATCGCCTTTGGCTTTGCAGCACAGACAGCGCGTGCCGAGACGATTTTTGAACCGGATCTGACCTACGAACAGATGCTGAACGCCCCCATCGGTGTTGAGCAGGCCATGTCCATCGCCAGGGAACAGGCAGAAGGGCGTGTGGTTGAGTTCAGCATGGAAGAGTTCAACAGCAAGCCGGTCTATGAGGCCACCATCGCCGCGCCCACCAGCCTGACGGAAGTCATCATCAGCGCCGATGATGGGGCGGTACTCAGCACCGCGCGCCAGACTGCGGCGACCCCGGAATTGATGCAGCAATTGATCGAAGAAGACATCGAAGACGTGATGGAATTCGCAGCCTTGATGGATGGTGAATTGTTCAGCGGTGACCGTCACGACGACGATGGACACTGCGCTGCGCAGGATGACAAGGGCTAA
- a CDS encoding response regulator transcription factor produces the protein MRILLLEDDPEIGTWTVKGLTAAGHVVDWIENGREALLAATTRDYDVLVFDRMTPDLDGLSALKTLRSARITTPLILLTALGAVEDRVEGLEAGADDYLSKPFAMTELLARITALCRRGRGEAAETATRLSHRGLDLDLLSQTCACNGTTVLLNPKEFRLLEVLMRSKGRIQTRAMLLERVWDINFDPSTSVVETHMSRLRNKIEKPFGQEFIKTVRGSGYMFID, from the coding sequence ATGCGAATACTCTTGCTGGAAGATGATCCTGAAATCGGGACCTGGACGGTCAAGGGCCTCACGGCTGCAGGCCATGTGGTTGATTGGATTGAAAACGGCCGTGAGGCGCTGCTGGCGGCCACAACACGGGACTATGATGTGTTGGTCTTCGATCGGATGACGCCCGATCTGGACGGGTTGTCGGCGCTGAAGACACTGCGTTCGGCGCGCATTACCACGCCCTTGATCCTGCTCACCGCCCTTGGGGCTGTTGAGGACCGGGTCGAGGGGTTGGAGGCGGGTGCGGATGACTATCTCAGCAAACCCTTCGCCATGACCGAGCTTCTGGCCCGGATCACCGCCCTTTGTCGTCGCGGTCGGGGCGAGGCCGCGGAGACAGCAACCCGGCTCTCACATCGGGGGCTTGATCTGGATCTGCTCAGTCAGACCTGCGCCTGCAACGGGACAACTGTGTTGTTGAACCCCAAGGAGTTTCGCTTGCTCGAGGTCCTGATGCGTTCCAAGGGGCGGATCCAGACTCGGGCGATGCTGTTGGAGCGGGTCTGGGATATCAATTTCGACCCATCCACCAGTGTTGTGGAAACCCATATGAGCCGGCTGCGCAACAAGATTGAAAAACCGTTCGGGCAGGAATTCATCAAAACCGTGCGCGGGTCGGGGTATATGTTCATTGATTAG
- a CDS encoding glycine zipper domain-containing protein, with protein MKMIFAGCAVLVTVAACSNSFDEPLLTDGPKQVGYEADLGACRALAEGHTDKTLQSGAVTGAVIGGIIGAVDSKDGDRADDALVGAVLGGGVGALEGQSERDEQRRTILIRCMQGRGHRVLA; from the coding sequence ATGAAAATGATTTTTGCAGGATGTGCGGTGCTTGTGACTGTTGCTGCGTGTAGCAACAGCTTTGATGAACCGCTCCTGACAGACGGCCCCAAACAGGTTGGATATGAGGCAGATCTGGGGGCATGCCGGGCCTTGGCAGAAGGGCATACGGATAAGACGTTGCAATCGGGTGCCGTCACAGGTGCGGTGATTGGCGGTATCATCGGTGCCGTGGACAGCAAGGATGGCGACCGCGCAGATGATGCGCTGGTTGGCGCAGTCCTTGGCGGTGGCGTTGGCGCCCTTGAGGGGCAGAGCGAGCGGGATGAACAGCGGCGCACCATTCTGATCCGCTGCATGCAGGGACGTGGACATCGCGTCCTGGCATGA
- a CDS encoding MBL fold metallo-hydrolase, whose protein sequence is MQAPDDFNPPAGIAETLEPGLRRILAPNPSPMTYRGTNTYLIGATDVAVIDPGPASEAHLQSILTALEPGQRISHILVSHSHLDHSPLARPLAEATGAPVYAFGDAIAGRSAVMTSLADAGLAGGGEGIDIEFAPDIALRDGETVIGPDWQLEVIHTPGHLGNHIAFAWQDACFTADHVMGWASSLVSPPDGDLTDFMASCQRLAARNWRVFYPGHGAPVTDPAARLAWLIDHRTGREAAILAELTAGPATVTELTARIYTETPPSLLVAAERNVFAHLVDLVGKSLVATDGPLSFGARFRPLR, encoded by the coding sequence ATGCAGGCACCCGATGATTTCAATCCCCCCGCCGGGATCGCCGAAACGCTAGAACCCGGGTTGCGCCGGATCCTGGCCCCAAACCCGTCGCCGATGACCTACCGGGGCACCAACACCTATTTGATCGGCGCCACCGATGTTGCGGTGATTGATCCCGGTCCAGCGAGTGAGGCACATCTGCAGTCAATCCTGACCGCCCTGGAACCAGGTCAGCGCATCAGTCATATTCTAGTCAGTCATAGCCATCTGGACCACTCCCCTCTTGCCCGCCCGCTGGCAGAGGCAACCGGCGCGCCCGTTTATGCCTTCGGGGACGCCATCGCGGGGCGCAGCGCCGTGATGACATCGCTTGCCGACGCAGGTCTGGCCGGTGGTGGCGAGGGCATCGATATCGAGTTCGCGCCGGACATCGCTCTGCGGGATGGGGAGACCGTAATCGGCCCCGACTGGCAGCTGGAGGTGATCCATACCCCCGGCCATCTCGGCAACCATATTGCGTTTGCGTGGCAGGATGCCTGTTTCACTGCCGATCACGTGATGGGCTGGGCCAGCTCGCTGGTCTCGCCTCCGGATGGTGACCTGACCGATTTCATGGCCTCCTGCCAGCGGCTGGCCGCGCGCAACTGGCGGGTGTTTTACCCCGGCCATGGGGCCCCGGTGACAGACCCCGCCGCCCGCCTTGCATGGTTGATCGACCACCGCACAGGGCGAGAGGCCGCAATCCTTGCCGAACTCACTGCCGGTCCCGCAACCGTCACCGAGCTGACAGCGCGGATATACACCGAAACTCCGCCCTCCCTGCTTGTTGCCGCAGAGCGCAATGTCTTCGCACACCTTGTTGATCTTGTGGGAAAATCCCTGGTTGCAACGGATGGCCCGCTGTCATTCGGTGCGCGTTTCAGACCTCTGCGCTGA
- a CDS encoding MFS transporter: MKLTGPFLFILATLMIDAIGVGIVFPIMPDLMLRVGAQSTAEGALWSGIMMSAYAAAMFLFGPIVGSLSDSYGRRPVLILALVTLTIDYVIMALAQTYWMLLVGRVIAGMAGATYITATAYISDIAKPTERSAAFGMIGAAFGIGFVLGPALGGLASGLHISAPFWIAAGLSAVNVVFGIFILPESLKPENRRPFGKRDLNPFGTLLRAFVIPGMAIPLICIFVFEFANLVYPTLWSFWGREVFGWDGFTIGVTLSAYGVLIAVVQAGILPQMTKRLGDFKTLIIAMVAAVIAMVGFGFASAIWVVVVFLPIAALSDMAPPLITAFAANRVGEDQQGVVQGVIASLSSVAAVVAPLVLTGVFERFVGEAEWYLPGAPFLVAAVLVLALAPLVLRLRDHDNRSSN; encoded by the coding sequence ATGAAGTTAACCGGTCCTTTCCTGTTTATTCTGGCCACTTTGATGATCGATGCCATCGGCGTTGGCATCGTGTTTCCGATCATGCCAGACCTGATGCTGCGGGTCGGCGCGCAAAGCACCGCAGAAGGCGCCTTGTGGAGTGGCATCATGATGTCAGCCTACGCCGCCGCGATGTTTCTGTTTGGCCCGATTGTGGGCAGCCTGTCGGATTCCTATGGGCGCAGGCCGGTCCTGATCCTCGCACTTGTGACACTCACTATCGACTATGTGATCATGGCGCTGGCGCAGACCTACTGGATGCTGCTGGTCGGGCGCGTCATCGCGGGGATGGCGGGCGCGACCTATATCACGGCAACCGCCTATATTTCCGACATTGCCAAGCCAACAGAACGCAGCGCGGCGTTTGGCATGATCGGGGCAGCGTTTGGCATTGGCTTTGTGCTGGGACCAGCGCTTGGCGGGCTGGCATCGGGCCTGCATATCAGCGCGCCGTTCTGGATTGCGGCCGGTCTCTCCGCTGTCAACGTGGTGTTTGGGATTTTTATCCTGCCCGAGTCCCTGAAACCTGAAAACCGTCGCCCGTTTGGCAAACGCGATCTCAACCCCTTTGGTACGCTGCTCCGCGCCTTTGTCATTCCGGGGATGGCGATCCCATTGATCTGTATCTTCGTGTTTGAATTTGCCAATCTGGTCTACCCGACGCTCTGGTCTTTCTGGGGCCGTGAGGTGTTTGGCTGGGATGGGTTTACCATTGGGGTGACGCTGTCTGCCTATGGGGTGCTGATCGCTGTGGTGCAGGCTGGAATCCTGCCGCAGATGACCAAACGTCTGGGAGATTTCAAAACCCTGATCATCGCGATGGTGGCGGCGGTGATCGCTATGGTCGGCTTTGGTTTCGCCAGCGCAATCTGGGTTGTGGTGGTCTTCCTGCCGATTGCGGCCCTGTCTGATATGGCGCCACCGCTGATCACCGCCTTTGCCGCCAATCGTGTTGGTGAGGACCAGCAGGGCGTGGTGCAGGGGGTGATTGCATCGCTGTCATCCGTCGCAGCCGTTGTGGCGCCGCTGGTGCTGACAGGGGTGTTCGAACGATTTGTCGGTGAAGCCGAATGGTACCTCCCCGGCGCGCCATTCTTGGTCGCGGCAGTGCTGGTTCTGGCATTGGCACCGCTGGTCTTGCGTCTTAGGGATCACGATAACCGGTCGTCAAACTGA
- a CDS encoding sensor histidine kinase yields the protein MSALRQAIVLSLAFLVLLTLGGLLLDDVITEEFRAETEEALREEYQRISDRLTREGQFPEDIVTAEVFSDSGVGYAVLRADGKVLGPVLRGAFDSQGFDILEAEALFQPEALETLDRIFDLIDEDEEEEVTDSGPAAEEDAAGQLGFDVAFESEADLGWRIYSGAVLDGRLLVYAPGVSAFGSDLTSVILIFVIILSLPALIIGLIFGIRAQRRLNRIGAGFDRIADGELDLRLAPKVIRDDIDELAARIDGATERLQASIRQMSDFSANIAHDLRTPLTRLRLHLDEADEAEDQTAHREAAIAQMDDIIAIFGAIQRIARMQSQGRRDGFAAVDLGVVVDQVHEIYEAVAQDAGQSLSCRITNAATIQADRSLIMQLLANLIENAIRHAGEGARIAIDLSGSRLAVTDDGPGIPEAERGRVLDPLYRLDRSRNTAGAGLGLAMVKAIAELHEAELELTSGRGTRGLRIELRFPQP from the coding sequence ATGAGCGCGCTACGTCAGGCGATTGTGTTGTCGCTGGCCTTTCTGGTTCTGCTGACGCTTGGCGGGCTGCTTCTGGATGACGTCATCACCGAAGAATTCCGCGCCGAGACCGAAGAGGCGCTGCGCGAAGAATATCAGCGCATCAGCGACCGACTGACGCGGGAGGGGCAGTTTCCTGAGGACATCGTGACCGCCGAAGTTTTTTCGGACAGTGGCGTCGGCTACGCGGTGCTGCGGGCCGATGGCAAAGTGCTGGGGCCGGTATTGCGCGGCGCCTTTGACAGCCAGGGTTTTGATATCCTTGAGGCCGAAGCCCTGTTTCAGCCCGAGGCGCTTGAGACGCTCGACCGGATCTTTGATCTGATCGACGAGGATGAGGAGGAAGAGGTCACCGACAGCGGACCTGCAGCCGAGGAGGACGCTGCGGGGCAGCTGGGATTTGATGTGGCGTTTGAGAGTGAGGCGGATCTTGGCTGGCGGATATACAGTGGCGCAGTGCTGGATGGCCGCCTTCTGGTCTATGCGCCGGGTGTCAGCGCCTTTGGGTCGGATCTGACCAGCGTAATCCTGATTTTTGTGATCATCCTGTCGCTGCCTGCGCTTATTATCGGGTTGATCTTTGGTATTCGGGCACAGCGCCGTCTGAACCGGATCGGCGCCGGGTTTGACCGTATTGCGGATGGTGAATTGGATCTGCGGCTGGCACCAAAGGTGATCCGCGACGATATTGACGAGCTGGCCGCGCGTATTGATGGTGCAACGGAGCGTTTGCAGGCTTCCATTCGGCAGATGTCTGATTTCTCGGCCAATATTGCCCATGACCTGCGCACGCCGCTGACCCGTCTGCGGCTGCATCTGGATGAAGCCGATGAGGCCGAGGATCAGACTGCGCACCGGGAGGCTGCGATTGCGCAGATGGATGATATCATTGCCATCTTTGGCGCCATCCAGCGGATTGCCCGAATGCAGAGCCAGGGACGACGCGACGGGTTTGCTGCGGTAGATCTGGGCGTGGTGGTTGACCAAGTGCATGAGATTTATGAGGCGGTGGCACAGGACGCAGGACAAAGCCTGTCCTGTCGGATTACCAACGCCGCCACCATCCAGGCCGACCGCAGCCTTATTATGCAGTTGCTGGCCAATCTGATCGAAAACGCCATTCGCCACGCAGGGGAGGGGGCGAGGATTGCCATTGATCTCTCCGGCAGCCGGCTGGCGGTGACGGACGATGGCCCCGGCATCCCGGAGGCTGAGCGCGGGCGCGTGCTGGATCCGCTTTATCGACTTGACCGCAGCCGCAACACCGCCGGGGCGGGATTGGGGTTGGCGATGGTGAAAGCCATCGCTGAACTCCACGAGGCTGAACTGGAACTGACGTCCGGCCGGGGTACACGCGGATTACGCATCGAGCTGCGATTTCCGCAGCCCTGA
- a CDS encoding ATP-binding protein codes for MFFQWLKHYMPRSLYGRAALILLVPIVTLQLVVSVVFIKRDLEDLTVQMTLTMLRELRLLEQTMAPAASQQEALLLAEPLLLPLQMQIRFLEPEEPVPLDQMGLLEFSGRVVRNTLQATAPQFISAQFPNTRRVQLVLASDHGPMALVFDRRRVTAAAPHQLIVTVIAFGFLMTIIAFVYMRNQLRPIKQLADAAQAFGRGRTEPYSPRGANEVRAAGSAFLDMRARIERQMEQRTLMLSGVSHDLRTPLTRMKLGLSMLDDEEAEPLRQDVDEMQALLDAFLDFSRGVSTSEPEEVDPQVMITLLVDGWRRQGKDVMLGEMSGKGKVMLRGSAIRRAVQNLISNAVRYGTRARVSVAMTEKFLRIRVEDDGPGIAEADRTEATRPFTRLDPARNQDLGSGVGLGLAIVTDIARAHGGTLRLEQSAALGGLQADIVIGL; via the coding sequence ATGTTCTTTCAATGGCTCAAACACTATATGCCGCGCAGCCTCTACGGGCGGGCGGCACTTATTCTGCTGGTGCCGATCGTGACGTTGCAATTGGTGGTCTCGGTTGTCTTCATCAAACGCGATCTTGAGGATCTGACGGTTCAGATGACACTGACCATGCTGCGGGAGTTGCGACTGCTGGAGCAGACCATGGCACCGGCTGCCAGTCAGCAGGAGGCGTTGTTGCTGGCAGAGCCTTTGTTGCTGCCCTTGCAGATGCAGATCCGGTTTCTGGAACCGGAGGAGCCGGTGCCATTGGATCAGATGGGGCTGCTGGAATTTTCCGGGCGGGTGGTGCGCAATACGTTGCAAGCCACAGCGCCGCAATTCATTTCGGCCCAGTTCCCCAACACCCGTCGGGTCCAGTTGGTTCTTGCGAGTGATCACGGTCCGATGGCGTTGGTGTTTGATCGACGCCGGGTGACCGCGGCGGCACCGCACCAGCTGATCGTGACAGTGATTGCCTTTGGCTTTCTGATGACGATCATCGCCTTTGTCTACATGCGCAATCAGCTCCGTCCGATCAAACAGCTCGCCGATGCGGCGCAGGCCTTTGGACGGGGGCGGACGGAGCCTTATTCGCCGCGCGGCGCGAATGAGGTGCGGGCGGCTGGCAGCGCATTTCTGGACATGCGCGCACGGATCGAACGGCAGATGGAGCAGCGGACCCTGATGCTCTCGGGAGTGAGCCACGACTTACGAACCCCGCTCACAAGGATGAAGCTGGGCCTGTCGATGCTGGACGATGAGGAGGCCGAGCCGCTGCGGCAGGATGTGGATGAGATGCAGGCGCTGTTGGACGCGTTTCTGGATTTTTCGCGCGGGGTTTCGACCAGTGAGCCGGAGGAGGTCGACCCACAGGTGATGATCACGCTGCTGGTGGATGGCTGGCGCCGTCAGGGCAAGGATGTGATGCTGGGTGAGATGAGCGGCAAGGGCAAGGTGATGCTGCGCGGGTCTGCGATACGGCGCGCGGTCCAGAACCTGATCTCTAACGCAGTGCGCTACGGCACGCGTGCGCGGGTATCCGTCGCCATGACCGAGAAATTTCTGCGTATCCGGGTTGAGGATGATGGCCCCGGTATTGCTGAGGCGGACCGCACTGAGGCGACGCGCCCCTTCACCCGGCTGGACCCGGCGCGCAATCAGGATCTGGGCAGTGGCGTAGGTCTCGGCCTTGCTATCGTGACGGATATTGCCCGCGCCCATGGCGGCACGCTGCGGTTGGAACAAAGTGCTGCCCTCGGGGGGCTGCAAGCCGACATCGTGATCGGCCTGTAA
- a CDS encoding TRAP transporter small permease subunit — MAGSAAVLEDGSLISRWDRQLLRLERVMALISGLAVFSLMVLAVVSVGGRNAFNAPLPGYVDWIEQVMPLIAFMGISFVQRDGSHIRMDLVISALRGRALWLFELISVLLILALMLALLWGSWSHFLRSFDFAAPLWSRDSSIDIGLPIWPAKLLAPVAFAVLCLRLLLQVWGYGRALILGLARPAAVPLVQSAAEQAAAEAEHLGGVSTSASDRD; from the coding sequence ATGGCAGGCAGTGCGGCGGTGCTGGAAGATGGCAGCCTGATCAGCAGGTGGGACAGGCAACTCTTGCGGCTGGAACGCGTGATGGCGTTGATCAGTGGCCTTGCGGTGTTTTCACTGATGGTGCTGGCAGTGGTGTCGGTTGGTGGGCGCAACGCGTTTAACGCGCCCTTGCCGGGATATGTCGACTGGATCGAGCAGGTGATGCCACTGATTGCCTTCATGGGGATTTCCTTTGTGCAGCGGGATGGCAGCCATATCCGGATGGATCTGGTGATCTCTGCCCTGCGTGGGCGGGCCCTTTGGCTGTTTGAACTGATTTCTGTCCTGTTGATCCTTGCGCTCATGCTGGCGCTGCTTTGGGGCAGCTGGTCACATTTTCTGCGCTCCTTTGATTTTGCGGCCCCCCTGTGGAGCCGCGACAGTTCAATCGATATCGGCCTGCCGATCTGGCCTGCCAAATTGCTGGCGCCGGTGGCGTTTGCAGTGCTGTGCCTGCGTTTGCTGCTGCAGGTTTGGGGCTACGGCCGGGCGCTGATCCTGGGTCTGGCACGCCCGGCCGCAGTGCCACTGGTGCAAAGCGCCGCAGAACAGGCCGCGGCCGAAGCTGAACATCTGGGCGGAGTGTCAACCTCCGCCAGCGACCGCGACTAA
- a CDS encoding Gfo/Idh/MocA family protein: protein MSGPTTYGIIGCGMMGQEHLRNIALLDNTAVGAIYEPNAAMREISAELAPEAVFMDSLEALLSHPDLDCLLIASPNFCHLEQLEALAEHRPLPVLVEKPLFTSLDDLGRLDAFAARYDAQVWVAMEYRYMPPVAAFLRDVEAATGGVKMLSIREHRFPFLEKIDDWNRFDAKSGGTFVEKCCHFFDLMRLTLGSEPVRVMASGGQNVNHLDERYSDGTPDILDNGYVIVDFSCGARAMLELCMFAEGAEYQEEVAAIGPNGKVEAFVPGPGRFWPAHLGAPPLPKLVTSPRVPKGPVTREVPVDPDLLEAGDHNGSTFYQHQKFLELVRGARAAPEVSLHDGRMAVLMGMAAQISIAERRSVEISELI, encoded by the coding sequence ATGTCCGGACCCACCACCTACGGGATCATCGGCTGCGGCATGATGGGCCAGGAACATCTGCGCAATATCGCGTTGCTGGACAACACGGCAGTTGGCGCGATCTATGAACCAAACGCCGCCATGCGTGAGATTTCGGCTGAACTGGCGCCAGAGGCCGTGTTCATGGACAGCCTTGAGGCATTGCTCAGCCACCCCGACCTTGACTGCCTGCTGATTGCCAGCCCCAACTTCTGCCATCTGGAACAGCTCGAAGCGCTGGCCGAACATCGCCCACTGCCGGTGCTGGTGGAAAAGCCGCTGTTCACCAGTCTCGACGATCTTGGGCGGCTGGATGCCTTTGCCGCGCGCTATGATGCACAGGTCTGGGTGGCAATGGAATATCGCTACATGCCGCCAGTTGCCGCTTTCCTGCGTGATGTCGAAGCAGCCACCGGCGGAGTAAAAATGCTAAGCATCCGCGAGCATCGGTTTCCGTTTCTGGAGAAGATTGATGACTGGAATCGGTTCGACGCCAAATCCGGCGGCACCTTTGTTGAGAAATGCTGCCATTTCTTCGATCTGATGCGGCTCACGCTTGGCTCGGAACCGGTGCGGGTGATGGCCAGTGGTGGGCAGAATGTGAACCATCTGGATGAGCGCTATAGCGATGGCACTCCCGACATCCTCGACAATGGTTATGTGATCGTGGACTTCAGCTGTGGCGCGCGCGCCATGCTGGAACTCTGCATGTTTGCCGAAGGGGCGGAGTATCAGGAAGAGGTCGCAGCCATTGGCCCAAACGGCAAGGTCGAAGCCTTCGTACCCGGTCCGGGCCGGTTCTGGCCCGCCCATCTGGGCGCCCCTCCGCTACCGAAGCTGGTGACCTCACCGCGCGTGCCCAAAGGCCCCGTAACACGGGAGGTTCCGGTTGATCCCGATCTGCTGGAGGCGGGTGATCACAATGGGTCCACCTTTTATCAGCACCAGAAGTTTCTGGAGTTGGTGCGCGGTGCCCGCGCGGCACCTGAGGTCAGCCTTCATGACGGGCGAATGGCAGTGCTGATGGGAATGGCGGCACAGATCTCCATCGCTGAGCGACGCAGCGTAGAGATATCAGAGCTGATCTGA
- a CDS encoding TRAP transporter large permease, which produces MEPIEIGLWVSGLLLATVLLGMRVAFAAGLAGLVGLVWIFWAKFGYDPERFTKALTIAVKTAGQVPHSKVSSQALSLIPTFILIGYLAYYAGLTKALFEAAKRWLAWVPGGLAVSTVFATAGFAAVSGASVATSAVFARIAIPEMLKIGYDKRFAAGVVAAGGTLASLIPPSAILVIYAIIVEQDVGKLLLAGFIPGAFSAVVYGLLIIGMAMTIKGFGPAVTGFTWRERLVSLPPALPILFVVATIILFVYNPFGGDAWGTPTEGGAIGAFVVFLMALYRGMRWAELKDALLETAKLSVMIFTIIWGVLIYVRFLGFAELPAAFSDWITSLTLSPMLILICILLAYAVLGMFMDAIGMLLLTLPVVYPAVMALNGGEYVSAAESTFGMSGPMCAIWFGILVVKMAEFCLITPPIGLNCFVVAGVRDDLTVQDVFKGVTPFFIADGITIALLVAFPSIVLWLPSLA; this is translated from the coding sequence ATGGAACCTATCGAAATCGGCCTCTGGGTCAGCGGCTTACTTCTGGCGACGGTGCTATTGGGGATGCGGGTCGCCTTTGCGGCGGGTCTTGCCGGTCTGGTTGGCCTTGTGTGGATTTTCTGGGCCAAGTTTGGCTATGATCCCGAGCGTTTCACCAAGGCGCTGACAATCGCCGTGAAGACCGCCGGGCAGGTCCCGCATTCCAAGGTCTCCAGTCAGGCGCTCAGCCTTATCCCGACCTTTATCCTGATCGGCTATCTTGCCTATTATGCGGGCCTCACCAAGGCGCTGTTTGAAGCTGCAAAGCGCTGGCTGGCATGGGTGCCGGGTGGGCTGGCAGTGTCTACCGTTTTTGCCACCGCAGGCTTTGCCGCGGTCTCCGGCGCGTCGGTTGCAACCTCCGCCGTGTTTGCGCGTATCGCCATCCCGGAGATGCTGAAAATCGGCTACGACAAACGTTTTGCGGCGGGTGTGGTTGCGGCAGGGGGCACGTTGGCCTCGCTTATTCCACCCTCAGCCATTCTGGTGATCTATGCGATCATTGTTGAGCAGGACGTGGGCAAACTGCTGCTTGCAGGCTTTATCCCCGGTGCCTTCTCGGCGGTGGTCTACGGTTTGTTGATCATCGGAATGGCGATGACCATCAAGGGGTTCGGCCCTGCGGTCACCGGTTTCACCTGGCGCGAGCGGCTGGTCTCGCTGCCGCCTGCGCTGCCGATCCTTTTCGTCGTCGCGACGATTATCCTGTTTGTGTACAACCCCTTTGGTGGTGATGCCTGGGGCACGCCAACCGAAGGAGGCGCAATCGGGGCCTTTGTGGTGTTTCTGATGGCGCTTTATCGCGGCATGCGGTGGGCAGAGCTGAAAGACGCCTTGTTGGAGACGGCGAAACTGTCGGTGATGATCTTCACCATTATCTGGGGGGTACTGATCTATGTGCGCTTTCTGGGCTTTGCTGAACTGCCAGCGGCGTTCTCCGATTGGATCACCTCCCTGACGCTCTCTCCCATGCTGATCCTGATCTGCATCCTGCTGGCCTATGCCGTTCTGGGCATGTTCATGGACGCGATTGGTATGCTGCTGCTCACTCTGCCGGTGGTCTACCCGGCTGTGATGGCGCTCAATGGCGGGGAATATGTTTCAGCAGCGGAGAGCACCTTTGGCATGTCTGGTCCGATGTGCGCGATCTGGTTTGGTATTCTGGTGGTCAAAATGGCCGAATTCTGTCTGATCACACCGCCCATCGGCCTCAACTGTTTTGTTGTGGCGGGTGTGCGCGATGATCTGACGGTGCAGGATGTGTTCAAAGGCGTGACACCGTTTTTCATCGCGGATGGGATCACCATCGCGCTGCTGGTAGCCTTCCCGTCGATTGTGCTGTGGCTGCCCAGCCTCGCCTGA
- a CDS encoding GntR family transcriptional regulator has translation MSSSRTSGTALPLYLQISEALTREIAAGRLADGERLAPERQLAQTYGTTVRTLRKALSELEKQGMLERIQGSGNYIRTTQTLPSVYSMFRLELPGGGGLPTADILSVTACEKPADLPEFGSSPRGTRIRRLRYLDSTIIAVEEIWLDASAGHVDPAQLSDSLYRYYRLQLGFWISRAEDRVSLGTVPDWAPAQFTKPPGTTVGFIERLSWAQELAPVEFSRTWFDTERALYVQRLT, from the coding sequence ATGTCCAGCTCCCGCACCTCCGGCACCGCCCTGCCACTTTATCTGCAGATCAGCGAAGCGCTGACGCGCGAAATCGCGGCCGGACGGCTGGCGGATGGCGAACGTCTGGCACCGGAACGCCAACTGGCACAGACCTATGGAACCACCGTAAGAACGCTGCGCAAAGCGCTGTCAGAACTGGAAAAACAGGGTATGCTGGAGCGCATCCAAGGCTCAGGCAACTATATCCGCACAACGCAAACCCTGCCGAGCGTCTATTCAATGTTTCGGCTGGAACTGCCCGGTGGCGGCGGCCTGCCGACAGCAGATATCCTGTCGGTTACAGCATGCGAAAAACCTGCAGATCTGCCAGAGTTCGGGTCCAGCCCAAGGGGCACACGCATCCGCAGACTGCGCTATCTGGACAGCACGATCATCGCCGTTGAGGAGATCTGGCTGGATGCTTCAGCGGGTCATGTGGATCCCGCGCAACTGTCTGATTCCCTTTACCGCTACTACCGCCTTCAGCTGGGATTCTGGATCAGTCGCGCCGAGGATCGCGTTTCGCTTGGGACGGTCCCCGACTGGGCGCCAGCGCAATTCACCAAGCCCCCCGGCACCACGGTTGGCTTTATCGAACGGCTCAGTTGGGCGCAGGAGCTGGCCCCGGTTGAGTTTTCACGCACCTGGTTTGACACGGAAAGGGCGCTCTACGTTCAGCGCCTCACTTAG